A DNA window from Pseudomonas sp. B21-056 contains the following coding sequences:
- a CDS encoding hydroxymethylglutaryl-CoA lyase: protein MSLPSFVRLIEVGPRDGLQNEAQPISVADKVRLVDALSAAGLGYIEVGSFVSPKWVPQMAGSAEVFAQIQRKPGVTYGALAPNLRGFEDALAAGVKEVAVFAAASEAFSQRNINCSIKESLERFVPIIEAAKRNGVSVRGYVSCVLGCPYEGTVKPEQVAWVARELYAMGCYEVSLGDTIGTGTAGATRRMFEVVSAQVPRDKLAGHFHDTYGQAMANLYASLLEGIAVFDSSIAGLGGCPYAKGASGNVATEDVLYLLNGLGIETGVDLDALIAAGRQICDVLGRPTGSRVAKARSAQ, encoded by the coding sequence ATGTCCCTCCCCTCCTTTGTACGCCTGATCGAAGTCGGCCCCCGCGACGGTCTGCAGAATGAAGCGCAACCCATCAGCGTCGCCGACAAGGTGCGCCTGGTGGATGCCCTGAGTGCCGCCGGCCTGGGTTACATCGAAGTCGGCAGCTTTGTCTCGCCCAAATGGGTGCCGCAGATGGCCGGTTCCGCCGAGGTGTTCGCGCAGATCCAGCGCAAACCCGGTGTCACCTATGGGGCCCTGGCGCCGAACCTGCGGGGGTTCGAAGACGCGCTGGCGGCCGGCGTGAAGGAAGTGGCGGTGTTCGCCGCCGCGTCCGAAGCGTTCTCCCAGCGCAACATCAATTGCTCCATCAAGGAAAGCCTGGAACGCTTCGTGCCGATCATCGAGGCCGCCAAGCGCAACGGCGTCAGCGTACGCGGCTACGTGTCCTGTGTGCTGGGCTGCCCTTACGAAGGCACCGTCAAGCCCGAGCAAGTGGCCTGGGTCGCGCGCGAGCTCTATGCAATGGGCTGTTACGAGGTGTCCCTGGGCGACACCATCGGCACCGGTACCGCCGGCGCCACGCGCAGGATGTTCGAAGTGGTTTCGGCGCAGGTACCTCGGGACAAGCTCGCCGGTCATTTCCACGACACCTACGGTCAGGCCATGGCCAACCTGTATGCCAGTCTGCTCGAAGGTATCGCGGTGTTCGACAGCTCCATCGCCGGCCTCGGCGGCTGCCCCTACGCCAAGGGTGCCAGCGGTAACGTCGCCACCGAAGACGTGCTGTACCTGCTCAATGGCCTGGGTATTGAAACCGGCGTCGACCTGGACGCGCTGATCGCTGCCGGTCGACAGATCTGTGACGTGCTCGGGCGCCCGACCGGTTCACGGGTCGCCAAGGCACGCAGCGCCCAATGA
- a CDS encoding APC family permease — translation MSIEAFGYKQELKRSLSLTDLVVYGMIFMIPIAPFGVYGYVNAEAPGMVPLAYIIGMVAMLFTALSYGSMARAFPVAGSVYSYAQRGLNPHVGFIAGWLMLLDYLLIPPLLYVYAAMALNHLYPDIPKVGFILAFLVSATFVNLRGITFTARMNIIFLLAQLIVLGIFLFYAWNALHGGAGNGQMTLAPLYSPEHFNFALLMQAVSIAVLSFLGFDAISTLAEEIKGDPGRSVGKAALVTLLVMGAIFVVQTWIATDLAAGMGFKSADTAFYEIAELAAGSWLATLTAVATALAWGVAVAITSQAAVSRLLFGMARDGKLPKVLAKVHPKHNTPYMSIYLVAVLSLLICYLFINAVDTLTSLVNFGALSGFMLLHITVINHYWRRQRSGQLIRHLVCPLVGFGIVAAIMYNMGVDAQKLGLIWIAAGLVYLCALNKFGSHTALPDPAGH, via the coding sequence GTGAGTATCGAGGCATTTGGCTACAAACAGGAATTGAAGCGCAGCCTGTCGCTGACGGACCTGGTGGTGTACGGGATGATCTTCATGATCCCCATCGCACCGTTCGGCGTGTATGGCTACGTGAACGCCGAGGCGCCGGGGATGGTGCCACTGGCGTACATCATCGGCATGGTCGCCATGCTGTTCACCGCGCTGAGCTACGGCAGCATGGCCCGGGCCTTCCCGGTGGCCGGTTCCGTCTATTCCTACGCACAAAGAGGCCTAAACCCACACGTCGGGTTCATTGCCGGCTGGTTGATGTTGCTGGATTACCTGCTGATCCCGCCGCTGCTCTATGTCTATGCCGCCATGGCGCTGAATCATCTGTACCCGGACATTCCCAAGGTCGGCTTTATCCTGGCGTTCCTGGTGAGCGCGACCTTCGTCAACCTGCGGGGTATCACCTTCACCGCGCGGATGAACATCATTTTCCTGCTGGCCCAACTGATAGTGCTGGGGATTTTCCTGTTCTACGCCTGGAACGCCCTGCATGGCGGAGCCGGTAACGGCCAGATGACCCTGGCGCCGCTGTACAGCCCGGAACACTTCAACTTCGCCCTGCTGATGCAAGCCGTGTCGATCGCCGTGTTGTCATTCCTCGGGTTCGATGCCATCTCCACCCTCGCCGAAGAAATCAAGGGCGACCCGGGACGCAGCGTCGGCAAGGCAGCGCTGGTGACCCTGTTGGTGATGGGCGCGATTTTCGTGGTGCAGACCTGGATCGCCACCGACCTGGCAGCCGGCATGGGCTTCAAGTCCGCCGACACCGCCTTCTACGAAATCGCCGAACTGGCAGCCGGCAGTTGGCTGGCCACCCTGACCGCCGTCGCCACAGCGCTGGCATGGGGCGTGGCGGTAGCGATCACCTCCCAGGCCGCGGTGTCGCGCCTGTTGTTCGGCATGGCCCGGGACGGCAAGCTGCCCAAGGTGCTGGCCAAGGTTCATCCGAAACACAACACGCCCTACATGAGCATCTATCTGGTGGCCGTGCTGTCGCTGCTGATCTGCTACCTGTTCATCAACGCCGTGGACACCCTGACTTCCCTGGTCAACTTCGGCGCACTGAGCGGCTTCATGCTGCTGCACATCACCGTGATCAACCACTACTGGCGCCGCCAGCGGTCCGGACAGCTGATCCGTCACCTGGTCTGCCCACTGGTCGGCTTCGGCATCGTCGCGGCCATCATGTACAACATGGGTGTGGATGCACAGAAACTCGGCCTGATCTGGATTGCGGCGGGCCTGGTCTATCTGTGCGCGCTCAACAAGTTCGGCAGCCACACCGCCCTGCCCGACCCGGCGGGTCATTGA
- a CDS encoding acyl-CoA dehydrogenase, translating into MDFAYSPKVQELRERVTAFMDAYVYPAEAVFERQVAEGDRWQPTAIMEELKAKAKAEGLWNLFLPESELGAGLTNLEYAPLAEIMGRSLLGPEPFNCSAPDTGNMEVLVRYANEEQKQRWLEPLLRGEIRSAFAMTEPDVASSDATNMAARAEREGDQWVINGKKWWTSGACDPRCKILIFMGLSNPDAPRHAQHSMILVPVDTPGVKIVRPLPVFGYDDAPHGHAEVLFDNVRVPYENVLLGEGRGFEIAQGRLGPGRIHHCMRSIGMAERALELMCKRAVSRTAFGKPLARLGGNVDKIADSRMEIDMARLLTLKAAYMMDTVGNKVAKSEIAQIKVVAPNVALKVIDRAIQIHGGAGVSNDFPLAYMYAMQRTLRLADGPDEVHRAAIGKFEIGKYVPKEMLRSER; encoded by the coding sequence ATGGATTTTGCCTATTCCCCCAAGGTTCAGGAATTGCGTGAACGTGTCACGGCGTTCATGGACGCCTACGTCTACCCGGCCGAAGCGGTGTTCGAACGGCAAGTGGCCGAAGGCGATCGTTGGCAGCCCACAGCCATCATGGAAGAACTCAAGGCCAAGGCCAAAGCCGAAGGCCTGTGGAATCTGTTCCTGCCCGAGTCGGAGCTGGGTGCCGGCTTGACCAACCTGGAATACGCACCGCTGGCAGAGATCATGGGCCGTTCGTTGCTGGGGCCGGAGCCGTTCAACTGTTCGGCACCGGACACCGGCAATATGGAAGTGCTGGTGCGCTACGCCAACGAAGAACAGAAGCAGCGCTGGCTGGAACCGCTGCTGCGTGGCGAGATCCGTTCGGCCTTCGCCATGACCGAGCCGGACGTGGCGTCCTCCGACGCCACCAACATGGCCGCCCGCGCCGAGCGCGAGGGTGACCAATGGGTGATCAACGGCAAGAAGTGGTGGACCTCGGGGGCCTGTGACCCGCGCTGCAAGATCCTGATCTTCATGGGCCTGAGCAACCCCGACGCGCCACGCCATGCCCAGCATTCGATGATCCTGGTACCGGTGGACACCCCCGGGGTCAAGATCGTACGCCCTCTGCCGGTGTTCGGTTACGACGATGCGCCTCACGGCCACGCCGAAGTGTTGTTCGACAATGTGCGAGTGCCGTACGAAAACGTCTTGCTGGGTGAAGGACGCGGCTTTGAGATTGCCCAAGGTCGCCTCGGCCCGGGCCGTATCCATCACTGCATGCGCTCCATCGGCATGGCCGAGCGGGCGCTGGAGTTGATGTGCAAGCGCGCCGTCAGCCGCACTGCATTCGGTAAACCGCTGGCGCGCCTGGGCGGCAACGTCGACAAGATCGCCGACTCGCGGATGGAAATCGACATGGCTCGGCTGCTGACCTTGAAAGCGGCCTACATGATGGACACCGTCGGCAACAAGGTGGCGAAAAGTGAAATCGCCCAGATCAAGGTGGTCGCGCCGAATGTGGCCCTGAAGGTCATCGACCGTGCGATCCAGATCCACGGCGGTGCCGGGGTGTCCAACGATTTCCCGCTGGCCTATATGTACGCCATGCAACGCACCCTACGCCTGGCCGACGGCCCGGATGAAGTGCACCGTGCCGCCATCGGCAAGTTCGAAATCGGCAAGTACGTGCCCAAGGAGATGCTGCGCAGCGAGCGCTGA
- a CDS encoding arginine N-succinyltransferase codes for MLVLRPVQLSDLQQLQQLARDSLVGVTSLPDDIECLRGKILDSCASFDADVRSPGGENYFFVLQDLVSGRLVGCSEILASTGCNEPFYSLRNRPFSSASRELNIRHGVPALSLCQDLNGQTLLRGFHIDTEQVRTPASELLSRARLMFIAAHPHRFADSVITEIVGYSSEDGQSPFWDAIGQHFFDLPYAEAERLCGLQSRTFLAELMPQYPIYVPMLPPAAQACIGQVHPDGQEAFDILEREGFETNSYVDLFDGGPTLHARTANIRSIAESRMASARKNSQIDARGRYLVSNDSLGHYRAIVAELDVGSEDPVSLTPEMLTALEVTDGQQIRVVAL; via the coding sequence ATGCTGGTCTTACGTCCAGTTCAGTTAAGCGATCTGCAGCAACTGCAGCAGCTGGCCCGCGACAGCCTGGTGGGGGTCACCTCGCTTCCAGACGATATCGAGTGCCTGCGGGGGAAAATTCTCGACTCGTGCGCTTCGTTCGACGCCGATGTGCGAAGCCCGGGCGGGGAGAATTATTTTTTCGTGTTGCAAGACCTGGTCTCCGGTCGACTGGTGGGCTGTTCGGAGATTCTTGCCAGCACCGGTTGCAACGAACCGTTCTACAGCCTGCGCAACCGACCGTTTTCCAGCGCCTCGCGGGAGCTGAACATCCGCCACGGCGTGCCGGCACTGTCGCTGTGCCAGGACCTCAATGGCCAGACCCTGCTGCGTGGTTTTCACATCGACACCGAACAGGTGCGCACGCCGGCCTCGGAACTGCTGTCCCGGGCCCGACTGATGTTCATCGCCGCTCATCCGCACCGCTTCGCCGATTCGGTCATCACGGAAATCGTCGGCTACAGCAGCGAAGACGGCCAGTCGCCGTTCTGGGACGCCATCGGCCAGCATTTTTTCGACTTGCCCTACGCCGAAGCCGAGCGCTTGTGCGGTTTGCAGAGTCGCACTTTTCTCGCCGAGCTGATGCCCCAGTACCCTATCTACGTGCCCATGCTGCCGCCTGCGGCCCAGGCCTGTATCGGCCAGGTGCATCCCGACGGTCAGGAAGCCTTCGACATCCTCGAGCGCGAGGGTTTCGAAACCAACAGCTACGTGGACCTCTTCGATGGCGGACCGACGCTGCATGCACGCACCGCAAATATTCGCTCCATCGCCGAAAGTCGTATGGCTTCGGCCCGGAAAAACTCGCAGATTGATGCCCGGGGTCGCTATCTGGTGAGCAACGACAGCCTGGGCCATTACCGGGCGATCGTGGCTGAACTGGATGTCGGCAGCGAGGACCCGGTGTCCCTGACGCCTGAGATGCTCACAGCGCTGGAAGTCACTGATGGGCAGCAGATCCGGGTGGTTGCCTTATGA
- a CDS encoding isocitrate lyase/PEP mutase family protein: MSRLSHQDLRRNFRQLLASQTCYHTASVFDPMSARIAADLGFEVGILGGSVASLQVLGAPDFALITLSEFAEQATRIGRVAQLPVIADADHGYGNALNVMRTIIELERAGVAALTIEDTLLPAQFGRKSTDLIGVAEGVGKIRAALEARVDPEMAIIARTNAGILPVQEIISRTRQYERAGADGICMVGVQDFEHLEKISENLTVPLMLVTYGNPLLRDDKRLAELGVRITIDGHGAYFAAIKATYDSLREQRQIFTQASDLSATELTHTYTQPEEYIRWAEEYMSVKE; this comes from the coding sequence ATGTCCAGGCTTTCCCATCAAGATTTACGTCGTAACTTTCGCCAACTCCTGGCTTCCCAGACCTGCTACCACACCGCATCGGTGTTTGACCCGATGTCGGCGCGCATTGCCGCCGACCTGGGTTTTGAAGTGGGAATCCTGGGCGGCTCGGTGGCGTCGTTGCAAGTATTGGGTGCACCGGACTTTGCGTTGATCACCCTCAGCGAGTTTGCCGAACAGGCCACCCGCATCGGCCGCGTGGCCCAACTGCCGGTGATCGCCGATGCCGACCATGGCTATGGCAATGCCCTGAACGTGATGCGCACCATCATCGAACTCGAACGCGCCGGCGTGGCGGCCCTCACCATCGAAGACACCTTGCTGCCGGCCCAGTTCGGCCGTAAATCCACCGACCTGATCGGCGTAGCCGAAGGCGTCGGCAAGATCCGTGCGGCACTGGAAGCCCGGGTCGATCCGGAAATGGCGATCATCGCCCGCACCAATGCCGGGATCCTGCCGGTGCAGGAAATCATCAGCCGTACCCGGCAATACGAACGTGCCGGCGCGGACGGGATTTGCATGGTGGGTGTGCAGGACTTCGAGCACCTGGAAAAGATCAGCGAGAACCTGACGGTGCCGCTGATGCTCGTCACCTATGGCAACCCGCTGCTGCGCGACGACAAACGCCTGGCCGAGTTGGGCGTGCGGATCACCATCGACGGCCACGGCGCCTACTTCGCCGCGATCAAGGCCACCTACGACAGCCTTCGCGAACAACGGCAGATCTTCACCCAGGCCTCGGACCTCAGCGCCACCGAACTGACCCACACCTACACCCAGCCCGAGGAATATATCCGTTGGGCCGAGGAGTACATGAGCGTCAAGGAGTAA
- a CDS encoding LysR family transcriptional regulator, translated as MNLSKVDLNLFIVFDAIYTEANLTRAGQIVGITQPAVSNALARLRETFNDPLFVRTAQGMVPTPMAQNIIGPVRNALSLLRVSVQESRIFNPLQAVKTYRISMTDLTEGVILPPLFQRLRRLAPTVAIESFLAKRRETTKELAAGRLDFAVDAPLNTDPQVRHVKLMEDRYVCAMRKGHPLAAKEKISLDDYLSQTHVHISSRRNGLGYVDLALGKMGIQRKIALRSQHYLMASQVLQQTDMVITIPERYARRHDLHAFHLPVNDVPPVESHLYWHESTDQDPANRWMREQMIELCQQVTAHEKKLEKV; from the coding sequence ATGAATCTGAGCAAGGTCGACCTCAATCTCTTCATCGTCTTCGACGCGATCTACACCGAAGCCAACCTGACCCGCGCCGGGCAGATTGTCGGTATCACTCAGCCTGCCGTCTCCAATGCCCTGGCGCGTTTGCGGGAAACCTTCAACGACCCGCTGTTCGTGCGCACCGCCCAGGGGATGGTGCCCACGCCCATGGCCCAGAACATCATCGGCCCGGTGCGCAATGCGCTGTCGTTGCTGCGGGTGTCGGTACAGGAAAGCCGGATTTTCAACCCGCTGCAGGCGGTCAAGACCTACCGCATCAGCATGACCGACCTTACCGAAGGCGTGATCCTGCCACCGCTGTTCCAGCGCCTGCGACGCCTGGCGCCGACCGTGGCCATCGAAAGTTTCCTGGCCAAGCGCCGTGAAACCACCAAGGAACTGGCCGCCGGCCGTCTCGACTTCGCCGTCGACGCCCCGCTCAACACCGACCCGCAGGTACGCCATGTCAAGCTGATGGAGGACCGTTACGTATGCGCCATGCGCAAGGGCCATCCCCTGGCGGCCAAGGAAAAAATCAGCCTCGATGATTATCTCTCCCAGACCCATGTGCATATTTCCAGCCGCCGCAATGGGCTGGGCTATGTCGACCTGGCCCTGGGCAAGATGGGCATCCAGCGCAAGATCGCCCTGCGCTCCCAGCATTACCTGATGGCCTCCCAGGTGTTGCAGCAGACCGACATGGTCATCACCATTCCCGAACGTTATGCACGCCGTCATGACCTGCATGCGTTCCACCTGCCGGTCAACGATGTCCCGCCGGTCGAAAGCCACCTCTACTGGCACGAAAGCACCGACCAGGACCCGGCCAACCGCTGGATGCGCGAGCAGATGATCGAGCTGTGCCAGCAGGTGACAGCTCATGAGAAAAAGCTCGAAAAAGTGTAG
- a CDS encoding MerR family transcriptional regulator: MSSQTYSISDLARELDITTRAIRFYEEQGLLSPERRGQERIYSPRDKVSLKLILRGKRIGFSLAECRELIELYDPSSGNQKQLHSMLAKITERREQLEQQLLDIEQMKLELDTAEERCIQALEQTLKGQEAV, translated from the coding sequence ATGAGCAGCCAGACCTACAGCATCTCCGACCTCGCCCGGGAACTGGACATCACCACCCGAGCCATCCGTTTTTATGAAGAGCAAGGCCTGTTGAGTCCCGAGCGACGGGGTCAGGAACGTATCTATTCGCCGCGGGACAAGGTCAGCCTGAAACTGATCCTGCGGGGCAAGCGCATCGGTTTTTCCCTGGCCGAGTGCCGCGAGCTGATCGAGCTCTACGACCCTTCCAGCGGCAACCAGAAGCAACTGCACAGCATGCTGGCGAAAATCACCGAACGCCGGGAACAACTCGAACAGCAACTGCTGGACATCGAACAGATGAAGCTTGAACTCGATACCGCCGAAGAACGCTGCATCCAGGCGCTGGAGCAGACGCTCAAGGGGCAGGAAGCTGTATAG
- a CDS encoding AMP-binding protein, protein MDQPGSHSQLSYTHGSQAKALLAQTIGQAFDQTVARYPDSEALVVRHQALRYTWRQLAEAVDLHARALLALGLKTGDRLGVWAPNCAQWCISQFASAKIGVILVNINPAYRSSELEYVLKQSGCQWLVCAGSFKTSDYHAMVQTLAPELAEQSIGQLHCERLPDLRGVISLDPLPPSGFLPWSQLADLGVAVSPAQLAERQASLQVEQPVNIQYTSGTTGFPKGATLSHRNILNNGYMVGESLELSADDRLVIPVPLYHCFGMVMGNLGCMTHGSTMIYPNDAFDPLLTLSTVAEEKATALYGVPTMFIAMLDQPQRGEFDLSSLRTGIMAGSTCPIEVMRRVINEMHMSEVQIAYGMTETSPVSLQTGPSDELELRVTTVGRTQPQLESKIVDEAGDIVPRGTIGELYTRGYSVMLGYWNNPKGTAEAIDPDGWMHTGDLATMDEQGYVCIVGRNKDMIIRGGENIYPRELEEFFFTHPAVADVQVIGIPCSRYGEEIVAWIKFHPGHSVTEQELQAWCKARIAHFKTPRHFKFVEEFPMTVTGKIQKFRMREISIEELRDR, encoded by the coding sequence ATGGATCAACCCGGTTCGCATTCGCAGCTCAGCTACACCCACGGCTCCCAAGCCAAAGCCTTGTTGGCGCAGACCATCGGCCAGGCTTTCGACCAGACCGTGGCCCGCTACCCCGATAGCGAGGCGCTGGTGGTTCGCCATCAAGCGCTGCGCTACACCTGGCGGCAACTGGCCGAAGCGGTCGATCTGCACGCCCGCGCCTTGCTGGCGTTGGGCCTGAAAACCGGTGACCGTCTCGGCGTGTGGGCCCCCAATTGCGCCCAGTGGTGCATCAGCCAGTTCGCCAGCGCGAAGATCGGCGTGATCCTGGTCAATATCAACCCGGCCTACCGCAGCTCCGAGCTGGAGTACGTGCTCAAGCAGTCCGGGTGCCAATGGCTGGTGTGCGCCGGGTCGTTCAAGACCTCGGATTATCACGCCATGGTGCAGACCCTCGCGCCGGAGCTGGCGGAACAATCGATCGGCCAGTTGCATTGCGAACGTTTGCCGGACCTGCGGGGCGTGATCAGTCTCGATCCCCTGCCGCCGTCAGGGTTTTTACCCTGGTCGCAACTGGCCGACCTGGGTGTAGCGGTTTCGCCTGCACAGTTGGCCGAACGCCAGGCCAGCCTGCAGGTCGAGCAACCGGTGAACATCCAGTACACTTCCGGCACCACCGGGTTTCCCAAGGGCGCGACCCTCAGTCACCGCAACATTCTCAACAACGGCTACATGGTGGGCGAAAGCCTGGAACTCAGCGCCGATGACCGGCTGGTGATCCCGGTGCCGCTCTACCATTGCTTCGGCATGGTCATGGGCAACCTGGGGTGCATGACCCACGGCAGTACCATGATCTATCCCAACGACGCCTTTGATCCGCTGCTGACCCTGAGCACCGTGGCCGAGGAAAAAGCCACCGCGCTATACGGTGTGCCGACCATGTTCATCGCCATGCTGGATCAACCGCAGCGGGGCGAATTCGACCTGTCCAGTCTGCGCACCGGGATCATGGCCGGCTCGACCTGCCCGATCGAAGTGATGCGGCGGGTGATCAACGAGATGCACATGAGTGAAGTGCAGATTGCCTACGGCATGACGGAAACCAGTCCGGTGTCATTACAGACCGGTCCGTCAGACGAACTGGAATTGCGCGTTACCACTGTCGGCCGCACCCAGCCGCAACTGGAAAGCAAAATTGTCGACGAGGCTGGCGACATTGTTCCCCGTGGCACCATCGGCGAGCTGTATACCCGTGGCTACAGTGTGATGCTCGGTTACTGGAACAACCCCAAGGGCACGGCCGAGGCCATCGACCCGGACGGCTGGATGCACACCGGTGACCTGGCGACCATGGACGAGCAGGGTTACGTCTGCATTGTCGGGCGCAACAAGGACATGATCATCCGGGGCGGTGAGAATATTTACCCCCGTGAGCTGGAAGAGTTCTTCTTCACCCACCCGGCGGTGGCCGATGTGCAGGTGATCGGCATTCCCTGTTCGCGCTACGGCGAAGAGATCGTGGCCTGGATCAAGTTCCATCCCGGGCACAGCGTTACCGAGCAGGAGTTGCAAGCCTGGTGCAAGGCGCGCATCGCCCACTTCAAGACGCCACGTCACTTCAAGTTCGTCGAGGAGTTCCCGATGACGGTGACCGGCAAGATCCAGAAATTCCGCATGCGCGAAATCAGCATCGAAGAATTGCGCGATCGATAA
- a CDS encoding transposase encodes MNLETFIARVNTYDLLRDRTQIISDLRQLASNRCLLSEHLYATIQRDGFSIRNSLYNAYAFVLHSNDLFTLRLGFWSPVNLRDESETFIYDLNHSHDFEMYTVGYSGDGYTTVIREILDELPLQKGKTPRLGKQRSVKLSPGEVLYMPPLMEIHKQIAPQSMSASLSLLIHPEHSNHADEAWCFDENYTPLYPGIAAQETALFTRMLSLLSPGQPFAAQ; translated from the coding sequence ATGAACCTGGAAACATTTATCGCACGCGTAAATACCTATGACCTGCTGCGAGACAGAACCCAAATTATTAGCGACTTGCGGCAGTTGGCATCTAATCGTTGCTTATTGAGCGAGCACCTTTATGCCACGATCCAGCGGGATGGTTTCAGTATCCGCAACAGTCTCTACAACGCCTATGCATTTGTACTGCACAGCAATGACCTGTTCACCCTTCGCCTGGGGTTCTGGTCACCGGTCAACCTGCGAGATGAAAGTGAAACTTTTATCTATGACCTGAACCACAGCCACGACTTTGAAATGTATACCGTCGGCTACAGTGGCGACGGTTACACCACGGTCATCCGCGAAATACTGGATGAACTGCCATTGCAAAAGGGCAAGACACCCCGACTGGGAAAACAGCGCAGCGTTAAACTTTCGCCTGGCGAAGTTTTATACATGCCGCCCTTGATGGAAATCCATAAGCAGATCGCCCCCCAATCCATGTCCGCATCGCTGAGTCTGCTTATTCATCCTGAACACTCGAACCACGCCGACGAAGCCTGGTGTTTCGATGAAAACTACACGCCGCTTTATCCCGGCATAGCTGCGCAAGAGACAGCACTGTTTACACGGATGCTGTCGTTGCTCTCCCCTGGGCAGCCGTTCGCTGCCCAATAA
- the astA gene encoding arginine N-succinyltransferase, translating into MIVRPVAITDLPSLLDLARCAGPGFTSLPANEERLAHRIRWAQRTFAGQVERADADYLFVLEDDDRQVVGISALTGAVGLREPWYNYRVGVTVSSAPELGIQRQIPTLFLNNEMTGQSEICSLFLHPAQRRGHNGRLLSLARLLFVAEFSQLFGEKLIAELRGHADEHGCSPFWDSLGRHFFQKDFSYADQLSGMGNKSFIAELMPRQPLYTCLLTQQAQAVIGRAHPNTEPALKILGAEGFSHKGYIDIFDGGPVIEAPVSKIRSIRDSQSLVLAIGSPDERAPVWLIHNRRLENCRVTSARGHQNGHNLIVDRLTAKRLQVQPGDTVRAVPLLGQGRQAVAA; encoded by the coding sequence ATGATTGTCCGCCCGGTCGCCATCACCGACCTGCCTTCATTGCTGGACCTTGCCCGCTGCGCAGGCCCGGGGTTCACCAGCCTGCCGGCCAATGAAGAACGCCTGGCCCATCGCATACGCTGGGCCCAGCGCACCTTTGCCGGGCAAGTCGAGCGCGCCGACGCCGACTACCTGTTCGTGCTCGAGGACGATGACCGGCAAGTGGTCGGTATCAGCGCCCTGACCGGCGCGGTCGGCCTGCGTGAGCCGTGGTACAACTATCGGGTCGGGGTCACCGTCAGCTCGGCGCCCGAACTGGGCATCCAGCGGCAGATTCCTACCCTGTTCCTCAACAACGAGATGACCGGGCAATCGGAAATCTGCTCGTTGTTCCTGCATCCTGCGCAACGCCGCGGCCACAACGGGCGGCTGTTGTCCCTGGCACGGCTGCTGTTCGTCGCGGAGTTCTCCCAACTGTTCGGTGAGAAGCTGATCGCCGAGTTGCGCGGCCATGCCGACGAGCACGGCTGCTCGCCATTCTGGGACAGCCTGGGCCGGCACTTTTTCCAGAAAGACTTCAGCTACGCCGATCAGTTATCCGGCATGGGCAACAAATCGTTCATTGCCGAGTTGATGCCGCGCCAGCCGCTGTATACCTGCCTGCTCACCCAGCAGGCCCAGGCGGTGATCGGCAGGGCCCACCCCAACACTGAACCGGCCTTGAAGATCCTCGGTGCCGAGGGTTTCAGCCATAAGGGTTACATCGACATTTTCGACGGCGGCCCGGTGATCGAAGCGCCGGTTTCGAAGATCCGTAGCATCCGCGACAGCCAGTCACTGGTCCTGGCCATCGGCTCACCGGACGAACGGGCCCCGGTCTGGCTGATCCATAACCGACGCCTGGAAAACTGCCGCGTCACCAGCGCCCGGGGCCATCAGAACGGCCACAACCTGATCGTCGACCGCCTCACCGCCAAACGCCTGCAAGTGCAGCCAGGTGACACGGTGCGCGCTGTGCCGCTGCTCGGACAAGGGCGGCAGGCCGTGGCGGCGTAA